A window from Pseudooceanicola algae encodes these proteins:
- a CDS encoding cobyrinate a,c-diamide synthase — MKGLILAAPGSGAGKTTVTLALLRLLSRQGIALRGAKSGPDYIDPRFHEAACGAPSLNLDAWAMTPDRLLTLAHRGTADLLVIEGAMGLFDGAPPEGRGAVADLARGLGLPVVLVVDCAKMAQSIAPLVAGFAGFDPQVRLAGVILNRVGSPRHEGMLRRALAPLGLPVLGCLPRRADLGLPERHLGLVQAGETPGLGDFLERAADALTDGITEAFDSAALLDLATPLPRAGPESCPPPPAQRIAVAQDAAFAFAYPHLLGDWRLAGAEVQMFSPLADDPVPEAELIYLPGGYPELHAGRLAANHRFLESLRCASENTDIYGECGGYMTLGDGLVDAHGTRHAMAGLLRLETSFASRRLHLGYRSLDAAKGPFAGRWRGHEFHYATTLSAKGEPLFAARDSEGGALSAMGLRAGRVCGSFAHLIAPI, encoded by the coding sequence GTGAAAGGGCTGATCCTTGCCGCGCCCGGATCCGGTGCGGGCAAGACGACGGTGACCCTGGCGCTGTTGCGCCTGCTCAGCCGTCAGGGGATCGCGCTGCGCGGTGCAAAGTCCGGACCCGATTACATCGACCCCCGGTTTCACGAGGCCGCCTGCGGCGCACCGAGCCTGAACCTTGATGCCTGGGCGATGACGCCGGACAGGCTGCTGACCCTGGCGCATCGCGGCACGGCGGATCTGCTGGTGATCGAAGGTGCCATGGGCCTGTTCGACGGCGCCCCCCCCGAGGGCCGCGGCGCGGTGGCGGATCTGGCGCGGGGACTGGGCCTTCCGGTCGTCCTGGTGGTCGATTGCGCGAAAATGGCGCAAAGCATCGCGCCGCTGGTCGCGGGTTTTGCAGGTTTTGACCCGCAGGTGCGCCTGGCCGGGGTGATCCTGAACCGCGTCGGCTCGCCCCGCCACGAAGGGATGCTGCGCCGCGCCCTCGCCCCGCTTGGCCTGCCGGTGCTGGGCTGCCTGCCGCGCCGCGCCGACCTTGGCCTGCCCGAACGCCATCTGGGCCTTGTCCAGGCGGGCGAGACCCCGGGGCTTGGGGACTTTCTGGAGCGCGCTGCCGATGCCCTGACCGACGGCATCACGGAAGCGTTCGACAGTGCCGCGCTGCTTGATCTCGCGACGCCTCTGCCCCGGGCCGGGCCTGAGAGCTGCCCGCCGCCGCCCGCACAACGGATCGCCGTGGCGCAGGATGCCGCATTTGCCTTTGCCTATCCGCATCTGCTGGGGGATTGGCGGCTGGCCGGGGCCGAGGTGCAGATGTTTTCGCCCCTGGCCGATGATCCGGTGCCGGAGGCCGAGCTGATTTATCTGCCCGGTGGCTATCCGGAACTGCACGCCGGTCGCCTGGCTGCCAACCACCGCTTTCTGGAAAGCCTTAGGTGTGCGTCGGAAAATACTGATATTTATGGGGAATGTGGTGGTTACATGACGCTGGGGGATGGGCTGGTCGACGCACATGGCACGCGCCACGCCATGGCCGGTCTGCTGCGGCTCGAAACCAGCTTTGCCAGCCGTCGCCTGCACCTGGGCTATCGCAGCCTCGACGCGGCAAAGGGACCTTTCGCCGGCCGCTGGCGCGGGCATGAGTTTCACTATGCGACCACTCTTAGCGCGAAAGGGGAACCGCTGTTTGCCGCCCGGGACTCCGAAGGCGGCGCCCTGTCTGCCATGGGTCTGCGTGCAGGACGGGTCTGCGGCAGCTTCGCCCATCTGATAGCGCCGATCTGA
- a CDS encoding MFS transporter: MTETSQIPDDSRARRNVVVLVLAQAILGAQMPMMFTIAGLAGQSLAPNPCLATLPISLIVLGSMLAATPMSALMQRFGRRTGFVTGTMFGALGTVTAAYGLYQASFGLFLAGSMLTGVYMSAQGFYRFAATDTASDAFRPKAISLVMAGGLAAAVIGPQLIKVTAEAMVVPFLGAYVTMVALNLGGAFLFAFLDIPRPPRPEKDAPKGRSRRELIKTPRIAVAVICATVSYMLMNLVMTSTPLAVVGCGYTAGTAADVVTSHVLAMYIPSFFTGHLIARFGVERIMGIGLAILAGAGLVGLQGVELGNFFGALVLLGIGWNFGFIGATTMLAGAHRPEERGRMQGLNDLIVFGGVTLASLASGGLMNCSGGTPQAGWSAVNLAMAPLLALAGGALIWLVLRPRDGEDTAG; the protein is encoded by the coding sequence ATGACAGAGACCAGCCAGATCCCCGACGATTCCCGCGCCCGCCGCAACGTGGTGGTGTTAGTGCTTGCCCAGGCGATCCTGGGCGCGCAAATGCCGATGATGTTCACCATCGCGGGTCTGGCGGGGCAGAGCCTTGCGCCCAATCCCTGCCTCGCGACCCTGCCGATCTCGCTGATCGTGCTCGGCTCGATGCTGGCGGCAACACCGATGTCGGCGCTGATGCAGCGGTTCGGCCGCCGGACGGGGTTTGTCACCGGCACGATGTTCGGCGCGCTTGGCACCGTGACCGCGGCCTATGGGCTGTATCAGGCGAGCTTTGGCCTGTTCCTGGCGGGCTCGATGCTGACCGGGGTCTATATGTCCGCCCAGGGGTTCTACCGCTTCGCCGCGACCGATACCGCATCCGATGCCTTCCGGCCCAAGGCGATTTCGCTGGTCATGGCCGGCGGTCTGGCCGCCGCGGTCATCGGGCCACAGTTGATCAAGGTCACGGCCGAAGCCATGGTGGTGCCCTTCCTTGGCGCTTACGTGACCATGGTGGCGCTGAACCTTGGCGGGGCCTTCCTGTTTGCCTTCCTTGATATTCCACGCCCGCCGCGCCCGGAAAAGGATGCTCCGAAGGGGCGCAGCCGGCGCGAGCTGATCAAAACGCCGCGCATCGCCGTGGCGGTGATCTGCGCCACGGTCAGCTACATGCTGATGAACCTGGTGATGACCTCGACCCCGCTGGCGGTGGTGGGCTGCGGCTATACCGCCGGGACGGCGGCGGACGTGGTGACCAGCCATGTTCTGGCGATGTATATCCCGAGCTTCTTCACCGGCCATCTGATCGCCCGGTTCGGGGTCGAACGGATCATGGGCATTGGCCTGGCGATCCTTGCCGGGGCCGGGCTGGTCGGCTTGCAGGGAGTCGAGCTGGGCAATTTCTTTGGCGCGCTGGTGCTGCTGGGGATCGGGTGGAACTTCGGCTTCATCGGGGCCACGACCATGCTGGCCGGCGCGCACCGTCCCGAGGAACGAGGCCGGATGCAGGGTCTGAACGACCTGATCGTCTTTGGCGGCGTGACCCTGGCCTCGCTGGCCTCGGGCGGGTTGATGAATTGTTCGGGCGGCACGCCGCAGGCTGGATGGTCGGCCGTGAACCTGGCCATGGCGCCGCTGCTGGCACTGGCGGGGGGCGCGTTGATCTGGCTGGTGCTGCGGCCACGGGACGGCGAAGACACCGCTGGCTGA
- a CDS encoding squalene/phytoene synthase family protein: MAETPLPDWTEDLTACAGIVERADPDRFRQAMAAPLAVRHALFPLYAFNIEVARAPWVTQEPMIAEMRLQWWRDALDEIAREGRDGTAIRRHEVVTPLALSLPTHATPWLDALIDARRWDIWKEPFADEAHFRAYLDATSGHLLRAGALMLGDPLEESLASDAGFAIGLANWFAAIPELEASGRQPLPDGRPETVANLAREGLEAITRARTRRTQIASTQAALFFGLPESATLLTRAARNPAAVKSGTLAPTPLRARFDLTRAALLGRW, translated from the coding sequence TTGGCCGAAACGCCCCTCCCTGACTGGACCGAAGACCTGACGGCCTGCGCCGGCATCGTCGAACGGGCCGATCCCGACCGGTTCCGTCAGGCCATGGCCGCGCCGCTTGCGGTGCGTCATGCACTCTTTCCGCTCTATGCGTTCAACATAGAGGTCGCGCGCGCCCCCTGGGTCACCCAGGAACCGATGATCGCGGAAATGCGCCTGCAATGGTGGCGCGACGCGCTGGATGAAATCGCCCGCGAAGGCCGCGATGGCACTGCCATCCGCCGGCATGAGGTCGTCACCCCCCTGGCGCTCAGCCTTCCGACCCATGCGACCCCCTGGCTCGATGCGCTGATCGATGCGCGCCGCTGGGACATCTGGAAGGAACCCTTTGCCGATGAGGCCCATTTCCGCGCCTATCTCGACGCGACCTCGGGCCACCTGCTGCGGGCCGGGGCGCTGATGCTGGGCGATCCGCTGGAAGAAAGCCTCGCTTCGGATGCGGGCTTTGCGATCGGCCTCGCCAATTGGTTCGCCGCCATCCCCGAACTCGAAGCCTCCGGGCGTCAGCCGTTGCCCGATGGCCGCCCCGAAACCGTGGCCAACCTCGCGCGTGAAGGGCTTGAGGCCATCACCCGTGCCCGCACCCGCCGAACGCAGATTGCGTCAACCCAGGCGGCCCTGTTCTTCGGCCTGCCCGAATCCGCGACCCTGCTCACCCGCGCCGCGCGAAATCCCGCAGCGGTGAAATCCGGCACCCTCGCGCCAACCCCCCTGCGCGCGCGCTTCGACCTCACCCGGGCAGCCCTCCTCGGCCGCTGGTAA
- the cimA gene encoding citramalate synthase: MTARLYLYDTTLRDGQQTQGVQFSTPEKIRIAGMLDRLGMDYIEGGWPGANPTDSAFFDAAPATRATLTAFGMTKRAGVSAENDDVLAAVTNAGTPAVCLVGKTHDFHVTTALGISLDDNVDNISRSVAHLVAQGREALFDAEHFFDGWKANRAYALSCLQAALTAGARWIVLCDTNGGTLPVEIHDIVAEVISAGIPGDRLGIHTHNDTANAVAGSLAAVDAGARQIQGTLNGLGERCGNANLVTLLPILLLKEPYASAYETGVAKEALKGLVTVSRQLDDILNRVPTKQAPFVGASAFAHKAGLHASAILKDPTTYEHVDPSLVGNERVIPMSNQAGQSNLRRRLADAGLEVEKGDPALSAILNEVKRREDQGYTYDSAQASFELLARRALGQMPRFFEVERYRVTVERRKDETGTVRSYSEAVVVVDVDGEKRLSVAESLETSEQDSGPVDALSRALAKDLGKYQDLIAEVRLVDFKVRITHGGTGAVTRVIIDSEDGQGQRWSTVGVSANIIDASFEALLDALSWKLLHAHAALLDAPAAD; this comes from the coding sequence ATGACCGCGCGTCTTTACCTCTACGACACCACCCTGCGCGACGGGCAGCAGACCCAGGGCGTCCAGTTCTCGACCCCCGAAAAGATCCGTATCGCCGGCATGCTCGACCGCCTCGGCATGGATTACATCGAAGGCGGCTGGCCCGGGGCCAACCCCACCGACAGCGCCTTTTTCGACGCAGCTCCGGCCACCCGCGCCACGCTCACGGCCTTCGGCATGACCAAGCGGGCCGGGGTTTCCGCCGAAAACGACGATGTGCTGGCCGCCGTCACCAATGCGGGCACGCCCGCCGTCTGCCTTGTCGGCAAGACCCATGATTTCCACGTCACAACGGCGCTCGGGATCTCTCTGGACGATAACGTCGACAACATCTCGCGCTCGGTCGCGCATCTGGTGGCGCAGGGCCGCGAAGCCCTGTTCGACGCCGAGCATTTCTTTGACGGCTGGAAGGCCAACCGCGCCTATGCCCTGTCATGCCTTCAGGCGGCCCTGACCGCCGGGGCGCGCTGGATCGTGCTCTGCGACACCAACGGCGGCACCCTGCCGGTCGAGATCCACGATATCGTGGCCGAGGTCATTTCCGCCGGCATTCCTGGCGACAGGCTCGGCATCCATACCCATAACGACACCGCGAACGCGGTCGCCGGATCGCTGGCGGCCGTCGATGCCGGGGCGCGCCAGATCCAGGGCACGCTGAACGGCCTCGGGGAGCGCTGCGGCAATGCCAACCTCGTCACCCTGTTGCCGATCCTGCTGCTGAAGGAACCCTATGCCTCGGCCTATGAGACCGGCGTCGCGAAAGAGGCGCTGAAGGGGCTGGTCACCGTCTCGCGTCAGCTGGACGACATCCTGAACCGCGTGCCGACCAAGCAGGCGCCCTTTGTCGGCGCCTCGGCCTTTGCCCACAAGGCGGGGCTGCATGCCTCGGCGATCCTGAAGGACCCGACGACCTATGAACATGTCGACCCCTCGCTGGTCGGCAATGAACGGGTCATCCCGATGTCCAACCAGGCCGGCCAGTCCAACCTGCGCCGCCGCCTTGCGGACGCGGGCCTGGAAGTGGAAAAGGGCGATCCGGCCCTGTCGGCGATCCTGAACGAGGTCAAGCGCCGCGAGGATCAGGGCTATACCTACGACAGCGCCCAGGCCAGTTTCGAACTGCTCGCCCGTCGGGCCCTCGGCCAGATGCCCCGCTTTTTCGAGGTCGAGCGCTACCGCGTCACCGTCGAGCGCCGCAAGGATGAAACCGGCACCGTGCGCTCCTATTCCGAAGCGGTGGTGGTGGTCGATGTGGATGGGGAAAAGCGTCTTTCGGTCGCTGAAAGCCTGGAAACATCCGAACAGGACAGCGGCCCGGTCGATGCGCTGTCCCGCGCGCTGGCCAAGGATCTGGGCAAGTACCAGGACCTGATCGCCGAGGTCCGGCTGGTCGACTTCAAGGTCCGCATCACCCATGGCGGCACCGGCGCGGTCACGCGTGTCATCATCGACAGCGAAGACGGGCAGGGGCAGCGCTGGTCGACGGTCGGTGTCTCCGCCAACATAATCGACGCCTCTTTCGAGGCGCTGCTGGATGCGCTCTCCTGGAAACTGCTGCACGCCCATGCCGCGCTGCTGGATGCGCCCGCCGCCGACTGA
- the cysS gene encoding cysteine--tRNA ligase, with product MVEIKLHNSRTRKRDPFTPIDPDNVRMYVCGPTVYDRAHLGNARPVVVFDVLNRLLRHVYGAEHVTYVRNFTDVDDKINAKAEQTGRDIRDITDETIGWFHEDMDALGALRPSIKGKVGPEAEPRATEFIPQMVAMIEGLIASGNAYEAEGHVLFAVDSYADYGKLSGRSIDDMIAGARVEVAPYKRNPMDFVLWKPSADDLPGWDSPWGRGRPGWHIECSAMADALLGETFDIHGGGIDLQFPHHENEIAQSCCAHPDGGFARYWLHNEMLQVEGKKMSKSLGNFFTVRDLLEQGVPGEVIRMVFLGTHYGKPMDWTEKKRAEAEATLRKWRGLVADVDAGEVHDQILKTLANDLNTAGALAELHKMAKLGDYAGLKAAANLMGLLSDDLGDWEWQTIEKDQGAIQFVGRGDEKHGALARSIAEQWGRLREAKDWDTADSLKHKAAAAGLELRALKGALQAEALDGFDEAKLEGLL from the coding sequence ATGGTCGAGATCAAGCTGCACAATTCCCGCACCCGTAAGAGGGACCCCTTCACTCCGATCGATCCCGACAACGTGCGGATGTATGTCTGTGGGCCCACCGTCTACGACCGCGCCCACCTTGGCAATGCGCGCCCCGTGGTGGTCTTCGACGTGCTGAACCGGCTGCTGCGGCATGTCTACGGCGCGGAGCATGTCACCTACGTGCGCAACTTCACCGACGTCGACGACAAGATCAACGCCAAGGCAGAACAGACGGGCCGTGATATCCGCGACATCACCGACGAGACGATCGGCTGGTTTCACGAGGACATGGATGCCCTCGGCGCCCTGCGCCCTTCGATCAAGGGCAAGGTGGGTCCGGAAGCGGAGCCCCGCGCGACCGAGTTCATCCCCCAGATGGTTGCCATGATCGAAGGCCTGATTGCCTCCGGCAACGCATACGAGGCCGAGGGTCATGTGCTGTTCGCCGTCGACAGCTACGCCGATTACGGCAAGCTTTCGGGCCGTTCCATCGACGACATGATCGCCGGTGCGCGGGTCGAGGTCGCGCCCTACAAGCGCAACCCGATGGATTTCGTCCTCTGGAAGCCGTCGGCCGATGACCTGCCCGGCTGGGACAGCCCCTGGGGCCGGGGGCGTCCGGGCTGGCACATCGAATGCTCGGCCATGGCCGACGCGCTTCTGGGCGAGACCTTCGACATCCACGGCGGCGGCATCGACCTGCAATTCCCCCACCACGAGAACGAGATCGCCCAAAGCTGCTGCGCGCATCCCGATGGCGGTTTCGCGCGCTACTGGCTGCACAACGAGATGCTGCAGGTCGAGGGCAAGAAGATGTCCAAGTCGCTGGGGAATTTTTTCACTGTTCGCGATCTGTTGGAGCAGGGCGTGCCGGGCGAGGTGATCCGCATGGTCTTCCTCGGCACGCATTACGGCAAGCCGATGGACTGGACGGAGAAGAAGCGGGCGGAGGCGGAGGCCACTTTGCGCAAGTGGCGCGGGCTAGTCGCAGACGTCGACGCGGGCGAGGTTCATGATCAAATTTTGAAAACGCTTGCGAACGACCTGAATACAGCAGGCGCATTGGCCGAACTGCATAAGATGGCTAAACTCGGTGATTATGCGGGGCTCAAAGCGGCGGCCAATCTGATGGGTCTGCTGAGCGATGACCTAGGAGATTGGGAGTGGCAAACGATCGAAAAAGATCAGGGTGCCATTCAATTTGTTGGGCGCGGCGACGAAAAGCATGGGGCTTTGGCTCGCAGTATTGCCGAACAGTGGGGTCGACTGCGCGAAGCAAAGGATTGGGACACCGCAGACAGCCTAAAGCACAAGGCGGCAGCGGCGGGATTGGAGCTCAGAGCTCTGAAAGGCGCGCTGCAGGCTGAGGCGCTGGACGGATTCGATGAGGCCAAGCTCGAGGGCCTGCTGTGA
- a CDS encoding MmcQ/YjbR family DNA-binding protein — protein sequence MNRHLLHQICAPLPGAEVSDPWGGHDAWKVGGKMFASVGARDLGVAVKTADADFARMMIEAGDAERAPYFHASWILLRWSAPETLIRDRVVISYDLIRSKLTKKVPAGMAERAP from the coding sequence ATGAACCGCCACCTTCTGCACCAGATCTGCGCCCCCCTGCCCGGAGCCGAGGTTTCGGATCCCTGGGGCGGTCATGATGCCTGGAAGGTGGGCGGCAAGATGTTCGCCTCGGTCGGGGCGCGGGATCTGGGCGTTGCGGTCAAGACAGCCGATGCCGATTTCGCGCGGATGATGATCGAGGCCGGGGATGCAGAGCGCGCGCCCTATTTCCACGCCAGCTGGATCCTGCTGCGCTGGAGTGCGCCAGAGACTCTGATCCGCGACCGGGTGGTGATCTCCTACGATCTGATCCGGTCGAAGCTGACGAAAAAGGTCCCCGCCGGGATGGCGGAGCGCGCGCCGTGA
- a CDS encoding GFA family protein, which translates to MTLWQGACHCQAVRFEVTAEITHLRVCNCSICHMRGALNIRVPRAALQLLTPWEGLSPYRWGGGTARDYFCPTCGIMPFRRPSDPTAAERAAGVPPFDGWAVNARCLDGFDIGSVPLRAIDGAAI; encoded by the coding sequence GTGACGCTGTGGCAAGGGGCCTGCCATTGCCAGGCGGTCCGGTTCGAAGTCACGGCAGAAATCACCCATCTGCGGGTCTGCAATTGTTCGATATGTCACATGCGCGGGGCGCTGAACATCCGCGTTCCAAGGGCGGCGCTGCAGCTGCTGACCCCCTGGGAGGGGCTGAGCCCCTACCGCTGGGGCGGCGGCACGGCACGGGATTACTTCTGCCCCACCTGCGGGATCATGCCGTTCCGCAGGCCCTCGGACCCGACAGCCGCGGAACGCGCAGCCGGGGTGCCGCCCTTCGATGGCTGGGCTGTCAATGCCCGCTGCCTTGACGGCTTCGACATCGGCTCTGTCCCGCTGCGCGCCATCGACGGCGCGGCGATCTAG
- a CDS encoding metallophosphoesterase family protein yields the protein MITLECPRLPARFAVIADIHGNADALSAVLSDMADFAPEALLVLGDHFSGPLDPQGTADRLMTLNAYSLAGNHDRNLLEKAPEDMWGSDRIAHEALSPQAFDWLRDLPQLLDFGDVLACHATPLSDGTYWNHEPGPGGILHPRPMAQIADWSAGVTAPLVLFAHTHIPALLRLPTGQILFNPGSVGCPAYDDERPPYPHKVEARSPAAAYAIIDRAGEGFRFTQRYVPYDSARMAQAARNYGEPAWANAVTTGTLGG from the coding sequence ATGATCACTCTCGAATGCCCCCGCTTGCCCGCCCGGTTCGCCGTCATCGCCGATATTCACGGCAATGCCGATGCCCTGTCTGCCGTGCTTTCGGACATGGCAGATTTCGCCCCCGAAGCCCTGCTGGTGCTGGGCGATCACTTTTCCGGCCCGCTCGATCCGCAGGGCACGGCGGATCGTCTCATGACGCTGAACGCCTACAGCCTTGCGGGCAATCACGACCGCAATCTGCTTGAAAAAGCGCCAGAAGACATGTGGGGCAGCGACCGGATCGCCCATGAGGCCCTGTCGCCGCAGGCCTTCGACTGGCTGCGCGATCTGCCGCAACTGCTGGATTTCGGCGATGTCCTGGCCTGCCATGCCACCCCCCTGAGCGATGGCACCTACTGGAACCATGAGCCCGGGCCGGGCGGCATCCTGCATCCCCGCCCCATGGCGCAGATCGCGGACTGGTCGGCTGGCGTCACGGCGCCGCTGGTCCTGTTCGCCCATACCCATATCCCGGCGCTTTTGCGCCTGCCGACAGGGCAGATCCTGTTCAACCCCGGCTCCGTCGGCTGCCCGGCCTATGACGACGAACGCCCGCCATACCCGCACAAGGTCGAGGCCCGCAGCCCCGCCGCCGCCTATGCGATCATCGATCGCGCGGGCGAGGGTTTCCGCTTTACCCAACGGTATGTGCCCTATGACAGCGCCCGCATGGCGCAGGCCGCGCGCAACTATGGCGAACCTGCCTGGGCAAATGCGGTGACGACCGGCACCCTCGGGGGCTAG
- a CDS encoding isocitrate lyase/PEP mutase family protein, producing MQDSGATFRALHHGEKPFVLANAWDAGSARMLAAMGAEAIGTSSAALAFTLGKTDGNVTLDEALAHAEAMVAAVDLPVSGDFESGYAEAPEDVAQTVRLAAEAGLAGITIEDLVDGKAYDRDLAIERIRAAADAARALPRDFVLVARADGVMTGLYDMDEAMARLAGFEAAGADCLYVPGPPDWEALERIVASTDLPVNALAAGTLASYALEDFARIGVARISLGSSLARVTHRVIIDAMSEIWEDGSFSRLKKSVSGEEVDQMLIEGARKA from the coding sequence ATGCAAGATTCCGGCGCCACGTTCCGCGCGTTACACCATGGTGAGAAACCCTTTGTCCTGGCCAATGCCTGGGATGCAGGCTCGGCCCGGATGCTGGCGGCGATGGGGGCAGAGGCCATCGGCACCTCCTCCGCCGCGCTGGCCTTCACCCTTGGCAAGACGGACGGCAATGTCACCCTAGACGAAGCGCTGGCCCATGCCGAGGCCATGGTGGCCGCGGTCGACCTGCCCGTTTCAGGCGATTTCGAGAGCGGCTATGCCGAGGCCCCCGAGGACGTCGCGCAGACCGTGCGCCTGGCCGCCGAGGCCGGTCTGGCCGGGATCACGATCGAGGATCTGGTGGACGGCAAGGCCTATGACCGCGATCTGGCGATCGAACGCATCCGCGCCGCTGCCGATGCCGCCCGCGCCCTGCCCCGCGATTTCGTGCTGGTCGCGCGCGCCGATGGCGTGATGACCGGGCTTTACGACATGGATGAGGCAATGGCGCGGCTGGCCGGTTTCGAAGCCGCCGGGGCCGATTGCCTCTATGTGCCCGGCCCACCCGATTGGGAGGCGCTGGAACGCATCGTTGCCAGCACCGACCTGCCGGTCAACGCGCTGGCCGCCGGAACCCTGGCCAGTTACGCGCTGGAGGATTTCGCCCGGATCGGCGTCGCGCGGATTTCCCTTGGCTCCTCGCTGGCGCGGGTCACCCACAGGGTCATCATCGACGCGATGAGCGAGATCTGGGAAGACGGCTCCTTCTCCCGGCTCAAGAAATCGGTGTCCGGCGAAGAGGTCGACCAGATGCTGATCGAGGGCGCGCGCAAGGCATGA
- a CDS encoding TPM domain-containing protein codes for MRLGVRLRGLLCAAMLALPGALAAQTPLPAPREAYVNDFANILSPAEEDRLREILQAARQDPGAEITVATLDGLKGRRLEDLAAALFDQWGIGDPARNDGALLLLMPDDGQTRIELGAGYGRDWDAQARRIMEDTMIPAFATGAYGEGLE; via the coding sequence ATGAGGCTGGGTGTCCGCCTGCGCGGGCTCCTTTGTGCCGCCATGCTCGCCCTGCCCGGCGCGCTGGCGGCCCAGACCCCGCTGCCCGCCCCACGCGAAGCCTATGTCAATGATTTCGCGAATATTCTGAGCCCGGCCGAAGAAGACCGGCTGCGCGAAATCCTGCAAGCCGCGCGTCAGGACCCCGGGGCCGAGATCACCGTCGCGACCCTCGACGGCCTGAAGGGTCGCCGCCTTGAGGATCTTGCCGCTGCGCTGTTCGACCAATGGGGCATTGGTGATCCGGCACGCAACGACGGCGCGCTGCTGCTCCTGATGCCTGACGACGGGCAGACCCGCATCGAGCTTGGCGCGGGCTATGGCCGCGACTGGGATGCACAGGCCCGCCGGATCATGGAAGACACCATGATCCCTGCCTTTGCGACGGGCGCCTACGGCGAGGGCCTGGAATAG
- a CDS encoding peptidylprolyl isomerase, with product MRKLVLSAAFTALAAPALATGLDIEIAGEANGVVHVELFDDIAPLHAERLTTLAEEGAYDGVYFHRVIDGFMAQTGDVEYAKDGGNLAMAGRGGSSLGNLPAEFSDKPFVRGVVGMARSQNPDSANSQFFIMFDPSMQLNGQYTVVGEVTSGMEVVDQIKRGTGANGSVVGAPDMMKTVTVTE from the coding sequence ATGCGTAAGCTCGTTCTCTCCGCAGCCTTCACCGCGCTGGCGGCCCCGGCGCTGGCCACCGGCCTTGATATCGAGATCGCGGGCGAGGCCAATGGCGTCGTCCATGTCGAGCTGTTCGACGACATCGCCCCGCTGCATGCCGAGCGCCTGACCACCCTGGCGGAAGAGGGCGCTTATGACGGCGTCTACTTTCACCGGGTGATCGACGGTTTCATGGCGCAGACGGGCGACGTGGAATATGCCAAGGACGGCGGCAATCTCGCCATGGCCGGTCGCGGCGGATCCTCGCTCGGCAACCTGCCGGCGGAGTTTTCCGACAAGCCCTTCGTGCGCGGTGTCGTGGGCATGGCGCGCAGCCAGAACCCGGATTCGGCAAATTCGCAGTTCTTCATCATGTTCGACCCCTCGATGCAGCTGAACGGTCAGTACACGGTTGTCGGAGAGGTCACATCGGGCATGGAAGTGGTCGATCAGATCAAGCGCGGCACCGGGGCCAACGGCAGCGTCGTGGGTGCGCCCGACATGATGAAAACGGTGACCGTTACCGAATGA
- a CDS encoding peptidylprolyl isomerase: MAEIKDPENTILMELTGGTVIIELMPDVAPKHSERMKELARSGAYDGVVFHRVIEGFMAQTGDVQHGNSTGDFDIRRAGTGASDLPNVPAEFSRLPHDRGTLGAARSQNPDSANSQFFINFKDNHFLNGQYTVYGRVIEGMEHVDAITRGEPPAKPDTMVSVKVAADA, translated from the coding sequence ATGGCCGAAATCAAGGATCCCGAGAACACCATTCTGATGGAATTGACCGGTGGGACCGTCATCATCGAGCTGATGCCCGATGTCGCCCCCAAGCATTCCGAGCGGATGAAGGAACTGGCCCGCTCCGGCGCTTATGACGGCGTGGTGTTCCACCGCGTGATCGAAGGCTTCATGGCACAGACCGGCGATGTGCAGCACGGCAATTCGACCGGCGATTTCGACATCCGTCGCGCCGGAACCGGTGCATCGGACCTGCCGAACGTCCCGGCCGAATTCTCGCGTCTGCCGCATGACCGGGGCACCCTGGGCGCGGCGCGCAGCCAGAACCCGGATTCGGCGAATTCGCAGTTCTTCATCAACTTCAAGGACAACCATTTCCTCAACGGCCAATACACCGTCTATGGTCGTGTCATCGAAGGCATGGAGCATGTCGACGCCATCACCCGTGGCGAGCCGCCTGCGAAGCCCGACACGATGGTGTCTGTGAAGGTGGCCGCCGATGCGTAA